A DNA window from Anaerocolumna sp. AGMB13020 contains the following coding sequences:
- a CDS encoding phage holin family protein, whose product MDLDFLLQYINLITLGICLCIGYAFKKIDKFNNQYIPAVMLLLGTIINILVNIPNINMAVILGGMISGLASTGLYEAMRNLLEKDGKKEDSDNDE is encoded by the coding sequence ATGGATTTAGATTTTTTGTTACAATACATAAACCTGATAACCCTTGGCATTTGCTTATGTATTGGCTACGCCTTCAAAAAGATAGACAAATTTAACAACCAGTATATCCCCGCAGTAATGCTTTTATTAGGTACTATCATTAATATACTGGTTAATATCCCTAATATAAACATGGCAGTCATACTTGGTGGTATGATTAGTGGTCTGGCAAGTACAGGACTTTATGAAGCTATGAGAAACCTGCTTGAAAAAGATGGAAAGAAGGAGGACTCCGATAATGACGAATAA
- a CDS encoding serine/threonine protein kinase, with protein sequence MDITTILVAASIPSAITGFCFWWIERRMIKREETFTEKETAREKNTVLLIKSVGAAIALGEATATALKNGHSNGETETALKFAREIKHEQEDFLTEQSIKNLY encoded by the coding sequence TTGGATATTACAACAATTCTAGTAGCAGCTAGCATTCCAAGCGCAATTACCGGATTCTGTTTCTGGTGGATTGAACGAAGAATGATTAAGCGGGAAGAAACTTTTACGGAGAAGGAAACAGCAAGAGAAAAGAACACAGTTTTATTAATAAAAAGTGTAGGAGCTGCAATTGCTCTGGGAGAAGCAACAGCCACTGCTTTAAAAAACGGACACAGCAACGGAGAAACCGAGACAGCTCTTAAGTTTGCAAGAGAAATCAAACATGAACAGGAAGATTTCTTAACGGAGCAGAGTATTAAAAATTTGTATTAA